A portion of the Homalodisca vitripennis isolate AUS2020 chromosome 2, UT_GWSS_2.1, whole genome shotgun sequence genome contains these proteins:
- the LOC124356143 gene encoding zinc finger protein 525-like yields MALNTDEDYFEAPFSPQQSQEKPFKCSDCGKSYVQKRHLKRHVNNECGKQPQLKCPQCPKLFTYNSSLKRHELTHLMQLRSAKFN; encoded by the exons A TGGCACTCAACACAGATGAAGACTACTTCGAAGCGCCATTCTCTCCGCAGCAGAGTCAGGAAAAACCGTTTAAATGCTCAGATTGTGGCAAGAGCTATGTTCAGAAACGGCACTTGAAGCGACACGTCAATAATGAATGTGGGAAACAACCGCAACTAAAGTGTCCACAGTGCCCCAAACTGTTCACGTACAACTCGTCTCTCAAGCGTCACGAGCTGACACACCTCATGCAGCTGCGGTCTGCCAAGTTTAATTAG